The Paraphotobacterium marinum genome contains a region encoding:
- a CDS encoding UDP-N-acetylglucosamine--N-acetylmuramyl-(pentapeptide) pyrophosphoryl-undecaprenol N-acetylglucosamine transferase, with product MNKKKILIMAGGTGGHIFPALVIADELSKIGWEILWLGTQNRMESSIVPQYGYNIKFIKVDGIKGNGFKKLIQAPFMILRATFQARKIIKKFKPDIALGMGGFVTGPGGVAAKTLNIPLVIHESNAVAGITNKLLAKISNVILQAFPGTIKNAVTVGNPIRTEIINADFSIGIDDDKDRPLNILVMGGSQGARVMNERVSRTLDQLQEFNILHQSGKNQSESTKKIILTKKQTL from the coding sequence ATGAATAAGAAAAAAATATTAATTATGGCTGGTGGAACGGGCGGACATATATTTCCCGCACTTGTAATAGCTGATGAATTATCTAAAATTGGGTGGGAAATTTTATGGTTAGGCACCCAAAATCGAATGGAATCATCAATCGTACCTCAATATGGTTATAATATTAAATTTATTAAGGTAGATGGCATAAAGGGGAATGGATTCAAAAAGTTAATTCAAGCACCTTTCATGATTTTGAGAGCTACTTTTCAAGCTCGAAAAATCATAAAAAAATTTAAACCTGACATTGCTTTGGGCATGGGTGGTTTTGTGACTGGTCCAGGAGGCGTTGCGGCAAAAACATTAAATATTCCTTTGGTTATTCATGAATCAAATGCAGTTGCCGGCATTACTAACAAATTGTTAGCTAAAATATCTAATGTTATTTTACAAGCTTTTCCAGGCACGATTAAAAATGCTGTTACTGTAGGCAATCCAATACGAACTGAAATTATCAATGCTGATTTTTCTATTGGCATTGATGATGATAAAGATCGACCTCTTAATATTTTGGTAATGGGAGGCAGTCAGGGAGCTAGAGTCATGAACGAAAGGGTTTCAAGAACACTTGATCAGTTACAAGAATTTAATATATTGCATCAATCAGGTAAAAATCAATCAGAATCAACCAAAAAAATTATATTAACCAAAAAGCAAACGTTGTAG